ATTGGTTCTCTTGGGCAATCGCTTTGAAACTTCAAACCTTAAATGGAGCAAAAACAGTAGgtataaatacaaaaataaaacgaTTTCGAAAAATACGTTCGAACCTCGCTATTAACTAATTGAAAATAATTTCAGATTCCCGACTTCGGAACATTCTGAGAAAGGAAGCCAAAGGCTCGAACTCTCGCATACCGGTGTATACCGTATGGttagtggcccctggttcatccAAAGTGGCCCATGGTTCACTTCAAATCTTGGTAAACCTGGGCCACTTTTcatgccaaagtggcccctgattcaagctctcttattttcacccttgatgaTTACGACCATGAGCATGGTTATAGCGTAGTACCTtatagaccactcggccattccACCCTCTATAAGTATATTCTTACGATACTAATAACTGAAAATGTGTGCTCATGTGCTGTAATTTTAATTATAGCTCTAACAACAAAGTTGCgattgtggcccattatggtttcAAAAAAAAATACGCTTTTGGGAACGGTTccaaatattttgtacaattatgCAACTATAGGCTTGAGAGTATGAAGGATTGTCCATAGTCTCAGTGAAAGGCCAAGTATTGTAGAATATTTGTACGGAACCGTTCTGACAAATTTGCTGCCCAAAAGTTCTGTAAAATTGGTCGACATGAAATATTATGGCATTAAGTATAAACCCACATTGAGATAGAaaactttttatttgattcataaatctTACCAACTACAATATTTCCCAATGAAAATCCGGTAGCAGCACAAATGGTAactgaaacaaaaatacaaagaaaaggGTATTTTGCAATTTTATTCTGCAAATGTTGATATTTCACTCGATTTGATATGACTTGATTTGAGTAAGTTATGTCAAAATACATAAATACGAGGTTagatttcaaacaattttatGACACAATTTATTTCGCTATCTATGCCCACCCGTTTGAAAGGTTCGTAATAGCCTTCTATAAAAGTTCAGGCCAAATAAAACAGGGGCTTCTTTTAAGAAGCCCCTGTTTTATTTGAAAGAAGAACTGGAAAAAAGGCAAAgcggtttgttttttgttttgtttgtttttaggaAAAAGTGATATGCGCTACGCACTTACCCACCTTCAATTTTTTTAAGttaattgtattgtatttttgagCCATTTATTTTCTGAGGTCTGCTTAGACAAACCTCTTTTTTATTTGATGAACTTAATTTGAGTGCAAGTAATTATCTATTACCATGATTGTaacgatactttttgtgcgcatttATAAGGAAAATATAAATCACTGAATGTACAAATGATTCAACAAAAATTAACACTTACAGGTTACAAACTGGAGGCGGATGTTAATGAACTGATTGAATTCGTTGATGTACCAGATAACATCTCCTCCCAAGAAGTATCCGAGAACCCACCAAACAcacaccaacaacaaaaatatatattgcaGCAAAATCTGGGATTTGAAGTATTGACAAACATGGCGAGGTTGGCAATCCAAATCATACTTAGTGGTACCTGAAGTTATACAGATAAGTCTCGTTATTATAAATCAGACAGCATATACTGTGATGTACGGAGCCCCCGAAGtgacatgaaagaaaataaaaaaactatctcggggtccgacttagtaactcagagccccgacttagtaactcgggaccccgacttagtaacttggggccccgacttactaactcAGGGCCatgacttagtaacttggggccacGACTTAGTATctcagggccccgacttagtaactcggagccacgacttagtaactcgggcccaTGACTTCGTAACTTGGGGCCACTCAGGGCCCCGACTTAcaaactcggggccccgacttagtaactcgggccacgacttagtaactcagggccttgtcttagtaactcggggtccgagatagtaactcagggccccgacttagtagctcggggccccgacttggtaactcggggtccgagatggtaactcggggtccgagatagtaactcgggcccccgacttactaactcggggtccgagatagtaactcagggccccgacttactaactcaggggtccgagatagtaactcagggccccgacttactaactcggggtccgagatagtaactcagggccccgagttagtaactcggggtcgGGGAAAGAACCCGGGGCCGCGCCTTATAACCCCGGGGCCCGGGAAAGTACCCCGGGCcccgacttattaactcggggtccgagatagtaactcggggctccgacttagtaactcggggtccgagatagtaactcagggccccgacttactaactaggggtccgagatagtaactcagggccccgacttactaactcggggtcgagatagtaactcagggccccgacttactaactcggggtccgagatagtaactcagggccccgagttagtaactcggggtccaagatagtaactcagggccccgacttTGCAACTCGggaccccgacttagtaacttggggccccgacttactaactcggggccatgacttagtaacttggggccacGACTTAGtatctcggggccccgacttagtaactcggagccacgacttagtaactcggggccttgtcttagtaactcggggtccgagatagtaactcagggccccgacttagtagcccggggccccgacttagtaactcagagccacgacttagtaactcggggccttgtcttagtaactcggggtccgagatagtaactcggggccccgacttagtagctcggggccccgacttagtaactcgggaccccgacttagtaactcggggtccgagatagtaactcaggcccccgacttactaactcggggtccgagatagtaactcagggccccgacttactaactcggggtctgagatagtaactcgggccccgacttactaactcggggtccgagatagtaactcagggccccgagttagtaactcagggtccaagatagtaactcagggccccgacttagtaactcggggtccgagatagtaactcagggccccgatttagtaactcagggccccgatttagtaactcggggtccgagatagtaactcggggctccgacttagtaactcgggtccgagatagtaactcagggccccgacttactaactcggggtccgagatagtaactcggggccccgagttagtaactcggggtctcggatagtaactcggggccccgacttagtaactcggggtccgagatagtaactcggggccccgatttagtaactcggggccccgatttagtaactcggggtccgagatagtaactcagggccccgatttagtaactcagggccccgatttagtaactcggggtccgagatagtaactcggggctccgacttagtaactcggggtccgagatagtaactcagggccccgacttactaactaggggtccgagatagtaactcggggccccgacttactaactcggggtccgagatagtaactcagggtccgagatggtaactcagggccccgacttagtaactcggggtccgagatagtaactcaggatccgagatagtaaaaaaaaaaaaattaaattttttaaaatttttttatttaatttttatttaactCAGGgtccgagttactatctcggaggtctgagatagtaactcgcgGCCCCGAGTTGCTATCTCGGGgtccgagttactatctcggaccccgagttactaagtcggggtccgagttactaagtcggggtccCGGTCGGggtccgagttactaagtcggggcccctaGATAGCAATTCATTCCCCCGTGTTAGTATCCGACACAGACCAAAGACAGAAAAGCCTGCATTGCAGTAGTAGCATCGGGAGTAGCATGCGTAATTACAACACCCGGGAAGAGAGGCTTCAAATCAACTCAAGGTTGACATCCTATGAATGCTATTGACGCGACGTATACTCGCAAAGGCCTATGGGATTGATATCAACACTTCAATTGAATCATCACATGATCATGTTCATGGTTTCTACGTTATACCCATGTTTACGGAAATGTCTCTGATGAGTGAGTGAAATGTGTCCTTTCACTTATGAAAGTTTTCGACGTCAGGCCAATCGCTGTGATGGATCATATGCTTAtaactcggaccccgagttagtaagtcggggccccgagttcccagcaaacattataatattggcccagtaatggcttaaactggtctacttctggcaataccggacacggctgacggtataacgccagtacaaatccgatactggtcaatgtttggccgccgttttcttaccaggataagctgtgccgtacttggtccattattgggccaattgaagaCTACCCGAATATGGCATCGAGCCGGCACATACATACTGGTCCAGTTGCGGCAGACACTTGTAGGCCGGGCTTGTAGGCCCCCGAGTGCCGGCCctgtattggcccaatgttgcattaatgtgggcgtggttttgaaaccctgacattttctactatcaaaatacaatatttgatcagtatcatcttcattttgaagggccacatgttattattattataaagaagaggcagtgagtttgcgcttgttccgaatatttcatttactgccttgtaaaaaatctacgtgagcaaggcataatttttatctggtgacaccatagaatatatatttcatttatcaatggctcagtTTTGTGAACTTGGTTTGTTATCGACctttaatactttgcacatcagTTAACACAAATTCAATTGTGCTGAGTGCAAGTAACCTGTAGGTCTCCTTTATAAAGAAGGAGATCTGGTTCAACAGGTGAAACTGACCAGTAATGCCTGAACCAACCGGATAATCGAGGAATGAATAGAAGAATATTCCACAGCTAGACGTGGaccaaaaaagaaataaaataaaaaggaccaaAATTGGACCATTACCGTTTGCTTACGGTTGCATAGtgggaatatattggcaatattatattggcccagtacagtattgaataaattggacctctactgggccaatttcaacccattttggcccagtgctggcaatatctattgggccagtcgaatgcccgtgTGCACGACCGTGTCGGACCAATACAGGCAGCCATTCTTGGTCCTTTatagcagcttttatagagccagtatcgggccgattgtataatgtttgctgggttactatctcggaccccgagttagtaagtcggggccccgagttactatctcggaccccgagttagtaagtcggggccccgagttactatctcggaccccgagttagtaagtcggggccccgagttactatctccgagtactatctcggaccccgagttactaagtcggggccccgagttactatctcggaccccgagttactaagtcggggccccgagttactatctcggaccacgagttagtaagtcggggccccgagttactatatcggaccccgagttactaagtcggggccccgagttactatatcggaccccgagttactaagtcggggccccgagttactatctcggaccccgagttagtaagtcggggccccgagttactatctcggaccccgagttactatctcggaccccgagttactaagtcggggcccagAGTTACTaagccccgagttactaagtcggggcccagAGTTACTAAGCCCCGGGTAAGTCGGGGCccagagttactatctcggaccccgagttactaagtcggggccccgagttactaagacaaggccccgagttactaagtcgtggtcccgagttactaagtcatggccccgagttactaagtcggggccccgagttactaagtcggggctctgagttactaagtcggaccccgagatagtttttttattttctttcatgtcaCTTCGGGGGCTCCGTAGTAatgtgccctgaataatttaatttgatcataatTATATCTTTATTTACAATTTAattaaagctatttcatgagagatgggaaacctccttgcaagagttggtgtgtatgcaatgctgtctttagtagaaaGCAAAAAAGCATGAAGCATCATCAAAGCACTTTCCGAACACGCGTAGCTGAAGAGAAGATGATGCGTCCTATGTATTTATTAATCGTATACCACGGAGAAAATGAACATGGAAGTAATCGCCGTCGAAGTTTAAAGtgttcacattttgcactttgatcgaagctcacaggagaaaaCTAAAACGCTCGCTCCCCctcacattacgtgaacatcggatAAATCCACAGTCCCTTGCGAAGTTTGACCGAAATCTAATATTTAAAAGAACGTTGGAAAAAAACACGCATAAAATTATGGTAAGTTAgtgttttactatctactgaagatagcttaaattaaattgatgacGTAATTGTGGTCGCcagtagtgttatctactgagtactgaagatcaaattaaaatattgAAGCAGTTAGGCCTGCAGAGTATGTGTTGTGACATCTGAGACAAAAATACCTAACGCTCAAAAATGACATCACATGCCtgcttcagtagataggaaaaaatcacatgaatttaacacattaaacaaaaacaaaatgtcgcaacacttgaaattttaatttgatcttcaatcAGTGACGTAGCCAGGGGGCAGCTGCCCACTTAGCTCTTGGCCAGAGCCCTCGGTGTACCCTTtaagaagatccagtgatccacGAGTAAAATAAGCAAGTGAAGAAAATGTATAGTAAAACATGATATCACTACCAgtactaagcatgctaaggcAAAACTACATTTAGTCACCAACACATCTGTGCTCAGAAGTAACAGACCACTGCACTATCCCTGGCCCTTGCCGAAGGCAAGGCACGCAAAACGAAGCGAGCCAGTAACTCACCAACATCACAACAGGGCCACACTGCAGGAAAGACCACTGATGACCCCACCCCActaaccgcgaaagtccactaaccgaCGCGCCAGCGGAGGTCTTTACTAGTGTGTGGTCAGAGGGATATGgcatggttttcagtttttcttctattgggtggaaaataggtcggctttggagcaaagctactgCCCACTGTGAAAAGTCTTGTCCCCCCCCCCGACCCGTGGACTGCTGGTCGccttgatatttaagattttaagccttttttgtatttttagtccatttttaaattaaagctatttcatgagagatgggaaacctccttgcaagagttggtgtgtatgcaatgctgtctttagtagaaaGCAAAAAAGCATGAAGCATCATCAAAGCACTTTCCGAACACGCGTAGCTGAAGAGAAGATGATGCGTCCTATGTATTTATTAATCGTATACCACGGAGAAAATGAACATGGAAGTAATCGCCGTCGAAGTTTAAAGtgttcacattttgcactttgatcgaagctcacaggagaaaaCTAAAACGCTCGCTCCCCCCccacattacgtgaacatcggatAAATCCACAGTCCCTTGCGAAGTTTGACCGAAATCTAATATTTAAAAGAACGTTGGAAAAAAACACGCATAAAATTATGGTAAGTTAgtgttttactatctactgaagatagcttaaattaaattgatgacGTAATTGTGGTCGCcagtagtgttatctactgagtactgaagatcaaattaaaatattgAAGCAGTTAGGCCTGCAGAGTATGTGTTGTGACATCTGAGACAAAAATACCTAACGCTCAAAAATGACATCACATGCCtgcttcagtagataggaaaaaatcacatgaatttaacacattaaacaaaaacaaaatgtcgcaacacttgaaattttaatttgatcttcaatcAGTGACGTAGCCAGGGGGCAGCTGCCCACTTAGCTCTTAGCCAGAGCCCTCGGTGTACCATTtaagaagatccagtgatccacGAGTAAAATAAGCAAGTGAAGAAAATGTATAGTAAAACATGATATCACTACCAgtactaagcatgctaaggcAAAACTACATTTAGTCACCAACACATCTGTGCTCAGAAGTAACAGACCACTGCACTATCTCTGGCCCTTGCCGAAGGCAAGGCACGCAAGCGAAGCGAGCCAGTGGCTCACCAACATCACAACAGGGCCACACTGCAGGAAAGACCACTGATGACCCCACCCCActaaccgcgaaagtccactaaccgaCGCGCCAGCGGAGGTCTTTACTAGTGTGTGGTCAGAggggatatggcatggtttttcagtttttcttctattgggtggaaaataggtcggctttggagcaaagctactgCCCACTGTGAAAAGtcttgtccccccccccaccGACCCGTGGACTGCTGGTCGccttgatatttaagattttaagccttttttgtatttttagtccatttttggccaatttcgtcaaagttttccccttttaaaagtgcccccccccctcatttgaCCAtactctgaaaaagtgctggctaaaTACGCCACTGTCTTCAGTATATAGATACGTATTAAATAACAAGTAACAGGATTCAACAGTTACACCGTTTGATTGAAAAGGTTATTATCAAGATTTCGTCAGGAGTGGCTCTTATCTCTTGAGGACTGAAGTAGAAACAAGAAGAATGGAAAGCATATAGTATAGTCCACGGGACAATTCGATTCATTAATCATTAGAAACAAAAGGAAACTTACCGTAAATAAGCCATGCTAAAATTAGTAGCACCAAAACTGTATCTAACACGATGTTCGATTTGTTGATCACGTTTTTGATAACTTGCATCGCAATTACGCAAATCAGAAATATTATGAGCACTCCTTGTATGATAAGATATACTCCGATGGGCTTACTGGTGCTTTTTAAGGTTCCAGATCCTGTAAAATCACGCAACATTTAAGCACGTCATTAAGTGACCCTTTTCAATGGAACTAGACGGAGCAGTTCTGTCCTTTAATAACACaaaattgcgatttcatcccAGTTTTATAGCATTTTTGTTTAACGCTTATATAAAACTTGACCATTATAGCCTTTTCTGACTTGATAGAACGTTTTTGCATTATAAACATTATAGGCTCATGCCCAAGCACAGCATTATGGTATGCCCTTTCGATAGCTCTGCTTTCTAATAAACTACACAATAACGTTTTAGACTTGACTCtataatattttgctatctactcgtAATCACAACTGAAATATCAGTTTCAAATATCAAGTTATATCGCTCTTTAtttacccacccacccaccctacCCTACCCCGACAACGAATTAAGATATGCATTCTTTAAATTAACCCCTTCCAAAATCCTGCATTATTTCCTCTGCTCACCTGTTAAGATGTTGGCCAATGAAAATCCCAA
The Amphiura filiformis chromosome 3, Afil_fr2py, whole genome shotgun sequence DNA segment above includes these coding regions:
- the LOC140149087 gene encoding uncharacterized protein isoform X2, whose translation is MNYKKGVGGCIIFLMLGFSLANILTGSGTLKSTSKPIGVYLIIQGVLIIFLICVIAMQVIKNVINKSNIVLDTVLVLLILAWLIYGTTKYDLDCQPRHVCQYFKSQILLQYIFLLLVCVWWVLGYFLGGDVIWYINEFNQFINIRLQFVTFTICAATGFSLGNIVVGVNIFSISLQWIERAQGDDEEERLIPNAHEDERAQGDEEERLMPTAPEDDNQRHYQVAHPQQEAYPIEEECRICFETRRNFFILPCIHRVCRNCGEQLLNEGQPSCPFCRLPFNINDVAET